The following proteins are co-located in the Streptomyces sp. DT2A-34 genome:
- a CDS encoding class I SAM-dependent methyltransferase → MRDHQDRHDHELGEAQRTHWQETYTEHPGMYGEEPSAAARHARDVFRAADATDVLELGAGHGRDALYFARSGFTVQAVDFSATGLRQLREAAHSRGVAERVTTTVHDVRDPLPLPAASVDAVFAHMLLCMALSTQEIHAAVGEVRRVLRPGGRFVYTVRHTGDAHYGTGIAHGDDIFEHGGFAVRFFDRALVDALATGWTLDEVHAFEEGELPRRLWRITQSLPRPTAH, encoded by the coding sequence ATGCGCGATCACCAGGACCGGCACGACCACGAGCTGGGCGAAGCGCAGCGCACGCACTGGCAGGAGACGTACACCGAGCACCCCGGAATGTACGGCGAGGAACCGTCCGCTGCGGCCCGGCACGCCAGGGACGTCTTCCGCGCGGCGGACGCCACCGACGTCCTGGAGCTGGGGGCCGGACACGGGCGGGATGCCCTGTACTTCGCTCGGAGCGGCTTCACCGTCCAGGCCGTCGACTTCAGCGCCACCGGACTGCGGCAGCTGCGCGAAGCCGCTCACTCAAGGGGGGTCGCCGAGCGGGTGACCACCACGGTTCACGACGTACGCGACCCGCTGCCGTTGCCCGCTGCCTCCGTCGACGCGGTCTTCGCGCACATGCTGCTGTGCATGGCGTTGTCCACCCAGGAGATCCACGCCGCAGTCGGCGAAGTCCGCCGCGTCCTGCGCCCCGGCGGCCGCTTCGTCTACACCGTCCGGCACACCGGCGACGCCCACTACGGCACGGGCATCGCCCACGGCGACGACATCTTCGAGCACGGCGGCTTCGCGGTGCGCTTCTTCGACCGCGCCCTCGTCGACGCCCTTGCCACAGGCTGGACCCTCGACGAGGTACACGCCTTCGAGGAGGGCGAACTGCCTCGCCGCCTGTGGCGCATCACCCAGAGCCTGCCCCGCCCCACCGCCCACTGA
- a CDS encoding SCO4225 family membrane protein: protein MPVPRGGGAVEVLAVGFWAVWLVCAVVNAAVLGALVTRSAGAVPDGAGSVRPRTGRARDLPAPAVDNWLARGYLAVVAASPGFFLWAAYLSPDPGFAGIWPLMATAPFSILALLVTTPMEWASSLAWLSPLLFCAGAALAGLFNAVLLGRLAHRPRAREARPAV from the coding sequence GTGCCGGTACCGAGGGGCGGTGGGGCGGTCGAGGTGCTCGCCGTCGGCTTCTGGGCCGTATGGCTCGTGTGCGCTGTCGTGAACGCCGCCGTGCTCGGTGCCCTCGTCACGAGGTCCGCGGGCGCCGTGCCGGACGGGGCCGGTTCCGTGCGGCCCCGCACGGGCAGGGCCCGGGATCTGCCGGCGCCCGCGGTGGACAACTGGCTCGCGCGCGGGTACCTCGCCGTGGTCGCGGCGTCGCCGGGGTTCTTCCTGTGGGCCGCATACCTGTCGCCGGACCCGGGGTTCGCCGGGATCTGGCCGCTCATGGCCACGGCGCCGTTCAGCATCCTCGCCCTGCTGGTGACGACGCCCATGGAGTGGGCCTCCTCGCTCGCCTGGCTGAGCCCGTTGCTGTTCTGTGCCGGTGCGGCCCTGGCCGGGCTGTTCAACGCCGTGCTGCTGGGCCGGCTCGCCCACCGGCCGCGGGCAAGGGAAGCGCGCCCGGCCGTCTGA
- a CDS encoding VanW family protein → MRLRVPSVPRRPSAPRIASLPPLALAGGALTVGIGGLYVAGLLLAGGDIDAGTTVRGVDIGGLSRAEAIRKLEDRLDPAGSRELTVTVGDRKGTVDPRQVGITFDYEKTVDHAARTHAADPFTVIGGLFRSGGAVEPVVRVDEDKADAGLGKLAKSLDQKVRDGAVTFAAGEVRQVAPHNGYALDTDAAVDPLRTAFLSGKADSVTALPARETKPKVTAAEVRRAVREFAQPAMAAPVRLAAAGERFTIDPDVLGEYLTMRPDSAGRLTPKLDAKGLRAAPAVAEPLSDLPAEPRNATLDLDGDEVVAADDARSGVQVTDEALGKAVLPLLTKSGITARTGEVAARVTEPQVTAENAARLGLTEKMSSFTVNFEPAPYRTKNIGRAAELINGSVVMPSQTWSFNKRVGERTEANGFTEGIMILNDEFTKAPGGGVSAVATTMFNAMFFAGVKPLEYGAHSFYIERYPEGREATVAWGSLDLRFRNDSGNAIYIQAEATDTSVTITFLGTRKYDEIKSVTGPRENVKQPEKKVSTDEKCVPQTPLEGFDVKVERVFYADGREVKREPFRTHYTPRDEIVCE, encoded by the coding sequence ATGCGCCTGCGCGTACCCTCCGTTCCGCGACGTCCCTCAGCTCCCCGTATCGCCTCCCTTCCGCCCCTCGCCCTGGCCGGGGGCGCGCTGACCGTCGGCATCGGCGGCCTGTACGTCGCCGGACTGCTGCTCGCGGGCGGGGACATAGACGCCGGCACGACGGTGCGCGGTGTCGACATCGGGGGCCTGAGCCGTGCGGAGGCCATCCGGAAGCTGGAGGACCGGCTGGACCCGGCCGGGTCACGCGAGCTGACCGTGACCGTCGGCGACCGCAAGGGCACGGTCGATCCGCGCCAGGTCGGAATCACCTTCGACTACGAGAAGACGGTCGACCACGCTGCGCGCACCCACGCCGCCGACCCGTTCACCGTGATCGGCGGCCTCTTCCGCTCGGGCGGCGCCGTCGAGCCGGTCGTACGCGTCGACGAGGACAAGGCCGACGCCGGGCTCGGAAAGCTGGCGAAGTCACTGGACCAGAAGGTCCGTGACGGCGCCGTCACGTTCGCCGCCGGCGAGGTCCGCCAGGTCGCCCCGCACAACGGCTACGCGCTGGACACGGACGCCGCCGTCGACCCCCTGCGCACCGCCTTCCTCAGCGGCAAGGCCGACTCCGTCACCGCCCTGCCCGCCCGCGAGACGAAACCGAAGGTCACGGCGGCGGAGGTGCGGCGGGCGGTGCGTGAGTTCGCGCAGCCTGCCATGGCGGCGCCGGTCAGACTCGCGGCGGCGGGCGAGCGGTTCACGATCGACCCGGACGTCCTCGGCGAGTACCTGACGATGCGGCCGGACAGCGCCGGCAGGCTGACCCCGAAGCTGGACGCCAAGGGCCTGCGCGCCGCCCCCGCGGTGGCCGAGCCCCTGTCCGACCTGCCTGCCGAGCCCCGGAACGCCACGCTGGACCTCGACGGCGACGAGGTCGTGGCGGCCGACGACGCCAGGTCCGGCGTCCAGGTCACCGACGAGGCGCTGGGCAAGGCCGTGCTGCCGCTGCTCACCAAGTCGGGCATCACCGCCCGCACCGGCGAGGTGGCCGCGCGGGTGACCGAGCCGCAGGTGACCGCGGAGAACGCCGCGCGGCTGGGCCTGACGGAGAAGATGTCCTCCTTCACGGTCAACTTCGAACCGGCCCCGTACCGCACGAAGAACATCGGCCGGGCCGCGGAACTGATCAACGGCTCCGTCGTCATGCCGAGCCAGACCTGGAGCTTCAACAAGCGGGTCGGTGAGCGCACCGAGGCCAACGGCTTCACCGAGGGCATCATGATCCTCAACGACGAGTTCACCAAGGCCCCCGGCGGCGGCGTCTCGGCCGTCGCCACGACCATGTTCAACGCGATGTTCTTCGCCGGGGTCAAGCCCCTGGAGTACGGCGCCCACTCCTTCTACATCGAGCGCTACCCGGAGGGCCGCGAGGCGACGGTCGCCTGGGGCAGCCTGGACCTGCGGTTCAGGAACGACTCCGGCAACGCCATCTACATCCAGGCCGAGGCCACCGACACCTCGGTGACCATCACTTTCCTCGGCACCCGGAAGTACGACGAGATCAAGTCGGTCACGGGGCCGCGCGAGAACGTGAAACAGCCGGAGAAGAAGGTGAGCACCGACGAGAAGTGCGTGCCGCAGACCCCGCTCGAAGGCTTCGACGTCAAGGTGGAGCGGGTCTTCTACGCCGACGGCCGGGAAGTGAAGCGGGAGCCGTTCCGCACCCACTACACGCCGCGTGACGAGATCGTCTGCGAGTGA
- a CDS encoding universal stress protein translates to MTILVGYVPSPEGEAALRAGIDEARRRGEKLLVVNTTRGDAYVDPHFAQAPDLSHVREDLAALGVDFDLRQVLGARDAAEEIIDLAEKTGASLVVIGLRRRSAVGKLIMGSAAQQILLGVGCPVLAVKAGS, encoded by the coding sequence ATGACCATCCTGGTCGGCTACGTCCCCTCCCCCGAGGGGGAGGCGGCCCTGCGCGCGGGGATCGACGAGGCCCGTCGGCGCGGCGAGAAACTGCTGGTGGTGAACACCACCCGGGGCGACGCCTATGTCGACCCCCACTTCGCCCAGGCGCCCGACCTCAGCCACGTACGCGAGGACCTCGCGGCGCTGGGCGTCGACTTCGACCTCCGTCAGGTCCTCGGCGCCCGTGACGCCGCCGAGGAGATCATCGACCTGGCGGAGAAGACGGGCGCGTCCCTGGTGGTGATCGGCCTGCGCCGGCGCAGCGCGGTCGGCAAGCTGATCATGGGCTCGGCGGCGCAGCAGATCCTGCTGGGGGTGGGCTGCCCGGTGCTGGCGGTGAAGGCGGGGTCCTGA
- a CDS encoding tripartite tricarboxylate transporter permease, translating to MQGFADVMDPLNLLLALVGVVIGTAVGVLPGIGPAMTVALLLPVTYGMEPVQAFIMFAGIFYGGMYGGSTTSILLNTPGESSSVVTAIEGNKMAKAGRAAQALATAAIGSFVAGTIGTLLLVLITPFVVDFAVSLGAPDYFALMLLAFIAVTSVLGSSRIRGFISLLLGLTIGLVGIDSVSGQQRLTLGVPQLADGIDVVVVAVGIFAVGEALWVAAHLRRKPAEVIPVGRPWMGKKDWKRSWKPWLRGTAYGFPFGALPAGGAEIPTFLSYATEKRLTKHPEEFGKGAIEGVAGPEAANNASAAGTLVPMLAIGLPTNATAAVMLAAFQSYGIQPGPLLFEREASLVWVLIASLFVGNLLLLLLNLPLAPAWAKLLQIPRPYLYAGILFFASMGAYAVNAQPLDLFLLLTLGLLGFAMRRFGLPVLPLIVGVILGPRAELQGRRSLQLSGGELSGLVGGPVSYLVYAAIALVLVWPLIGRFVVRPLRARSAA from the coding sequence ATGCAGGGCTTCGCGGACGTCATGGATCCGCTGAACCTGCTGCTCGCCCTGGTCGGCGTCGTCATCGGCACCGCGGTGGGCGTCCTGCCGGGCATCGGCCCGGCGATGACGGTGGCCCTGCTGCTGCCGGTGACGTACGGCATGGAGCCGGTGCAGGCGTTCATCATGTTCGCCGGCATCTTCTACGGCGGCATGTACGGCGGCTCGACCACCTCGATCCTCCTCAACACCCCCGGCGAGTCCTCGTCCGTGGTCACCGCCATCGAGGGCAACAAGATGGCGAAGGCGGGCCGGGCGGCCCAGGCCCTGGCCACGGCGGCGATCGGGTCCTTCGTGGCGGGCACGATCGGCACGCTGCTGCTGGTCCTGATCACGCCGTTCGTGGTCGACTTCGCGGTCAGCCTGGGCGCCCCCGACTACTTCGCGCTGATGCTGCTGGCGTTCATAGCCGTGACGTCGGTGCTGGGCTCGTCCCGCATCCGGGGCTTCATCTCGCTCCTGCTGGGCCTGACGATCGGCCTGGTCGGCATCGACTCGGTCTCCGGCCAGCAGCGACTCACCCTGGGCGTACCGCAGTTGGCCGACGGCATCGACGTCGTCGTGGTCGCGGTCGGCATCTTCGCGGTCGGCGAGGCGCTGTGGGTGGCCGCGCATCTGCGGCGCAAACCGGCCGAGGTGATCCCGGTGGGCCGCCCGTGGATGGGCAAGAAGGACTGGAAGCGGTCCTGGAAGCCCTGGCTGCGCGGCACGGCGTACGGCTTCCCGTTCGGCGCGCTGCCGGCCGGCGGCGCGGAGATCCCGACGTTCCTGTCGTACGCCACGGAGAAGCGGCTGACCAAGCACCCCGAGGAGTTCGGGAAGGGCGCGATCGAGGGCGTGGCGGGCCCGGAGGCCGCGAACAACGCGTCGGCGGCGGGCACGCTGGTCCCGATGCTGGCGATCGGCCTCCCCACGAACGCCACGGCGGCCGTGATGCTGGCGGCCTTCCAGTCGTACGGCATCCAGCCGGGGCCGTTGTTGTTCGAGCGCGAGGCGAGCCTGGTCTGGGTCCTGATCGCCAGCCTCTTCGTCGGCAACCTGCTGCTGTTGCTCCTGAACCTCCCGCTGGCCCCGGCGTGGGCGAAGCTGCTCCAGATACCGCGCCCGTACCTCTACGCGGGGATCCTGTTCTTCGCGTCGATGGGCGCCTACGCCGTCAACGCCCAGCCCCTGGACCTGTTCCTCCTGCTCACCCTGGGCCTCCTGGGCTTCGCCATGCGCCGCTTCGGACTGCCGGTGCTGCCGCTGATCGTCGGCGTGATCCTGGGTCCGCGCGCGGAGCTGCAGGGCCGGCGCTCCCTGCAGCTGTCCGGCGGCGAGCTGTCGGGGCTGGTGGGCGGGCCGGTGTCGTACCTGGTCTACGCGGCGATCGCGCTGGTCCTGGTGTGGCCGCTGATCGGCCGGTTCGTCGTACGTCCCCTGCGCGCGCGAAGCGCAGCATGA
- a CDS encoding tripartite tricarboxylate transporter TctB family protein has translation MTEETVADSRPPREGGDRAQYGMCVFLALLGTAVIVDALGIPHITSGTDPVGPRAVPLILGGLLLLLAVLYAVDVARGGRGEPEAGEDVDLSSGSDWRTVALLIAVFVANALLIERLGWVISGALLFWGTAFALGNRHYIRNLLIAVTLSLTTFYAFAIGLGVNLPAGVLQGIL, from the coding sequence GTGACGGAAGAGACCGTGGCGGACTCCCGTCCGCCCCGGGAGGGCGGGGACCGCGCGCAGTACGGCATGTGCGTGTTCCTCGCCCTGCTGGGCACCGCGGTGATCGTGGACGCCCTCGGTATCCCGCACATCACCAGCGGCACCGACCCGGTCGGCCCGCGCGCGGTCCCGCTGATCCTGGGCGGCCTGCTCCTCCTGCTCGCCGTGCTGTACGCCGTCGACGTGGCCCGGGGCGGCCGCGGTGAGCCGGAGGCGGGCGAGGACGTCGACCTGTCGAGCGGCAGCGACTGGCGCACGGTGGCGCTGCTGATCGCGGTGTTCGTGGCGAACGCCCTGCTCATCGAGCGGCTCGGCTGGGTGATCAGCGGGGCCCTGCTCTTCTGGGGCACGGCGTTCGCCCTCGGCAACCGCCACTACATCCGCAACCTCCTGATCGCGGTGACGCTCTCCCTGACGACGTTCTACGCGTTCGCGATCGGCCTCGGGGTGAACCTCCCCGCCGGTGTCCTGCAAGGAATCCTGTGA
- a CDS encoding tripartite tricarboxylate transporter substrate binding protein, with protein MRTRRAALVGALAAVSMVAVSACGATADKEESGSGGDGKPVTGLRLMVPNTPGSGYDLTARTVSQVMQDTKVASGIQVFNLPGASGTVGLQRLVNEKGNGKMAMQMGLGVVGASYTSKSEATLTDTTPIAKLIEEAGAIVVPKNSPYKSMDDLVTAWKKNPKKFAVGGGSSPGGPDHLLPMQLAKAVGIKPKDVNYVSYDGGGELLPAILGNKLAFGASGFGEFLDQIEAGQVRVLAVTSEKPIDALKDAPTLKDQDIDLVFTNWRGIVAPPGITDEQKKTWIDALTTMHDSDEWKAQLEKNGWVDAFATGDEFGTYLTEQDKAVADLLAELGLA; from the coding sequence ATGAGAACTCGACGAGCCGCACTTGTCGGCGCTCTTGCCGCGGTGTCGATGGTCGCGGTCAGCGCCTGTGGCGCCACCGCCGACAAGGAGGAGTCCGGGAGCGGAGGCGACGGCAAGCCCGTGACGGGCCTGCGCCTGATGGTCCCCAACACCCCGGGCAGCGGCTACGACCTCACCGCCCGCACCGTCTCCCAGGTCATGCAGGACACCAAGGTCGCCTCCGGCATCCAGGTGTTCAACCTGCCCGGCGCCAGCGGCACGGTGGGCCTGCAGCGCCTGGTGAACGAGAAGGGCAACGGCAAGATGGCCATGCAGATGGGCCTGGGCGTCGTCGGAGCCTCGTACACCTCCAAGTCCGAGGCGACCCTGACCGACACCACGCCGATCGCCAAGCTGATCGAGGAGGCCGGCGCGATCGTCGTGCCGAAGAACTCCCCGTACAAGTCGATGGACGACCTCGTCACCGCCTGGAAGAAGAACCCCAAGAAGTTCGCCGTGGGCGGCGGCTCGTCACCGGGCGGCCCGGACCACCTCCTCCCGATGCAGCTGGCGAAGGCCGTCGGCATCAAGCCGAAGGACGTCAACTACGTCTCGTACGACGGCGGCGGCGAGCTGCTCCCGGCCATCCTCGGCAACAAGCTCGCCTTCGGGGCGAGCGGCTTCGGTGAGTTCCTCGACCAGATCGAGGCCGGTCAGGTGCGCGTCCTCGCGGTGACCAGCGAGAAGCCGATCGACGCGCTCAAGGACGCCCCCACGCTCAAGGACCAGGACATCGATCTGGTCTTCACCAACTGGCGCGGCATCGTGGCCCCTCCCGGCATCACCGACGAGCAGAAGAAGACCTGGATCGACGCGCTGACCACGATGCACGACTCGGACGAGTGGAAGGCGCAGCTGGAGAAGAACGGCTGGGTCGACGCCTTCGCCACCGGTGACGAGTTCGGCACCTACCTGACCGAGCAGGACAAGGCGGTCGCCGACCTGCTGGCCGAGCTCGGGCTGGCATGA
- a CDS encoding ATP-binding protein, whose amino-acid sequence MVITARQKRSQTLAGELLVWQLAIVVIVLAAVAAVSLSQSKATFDRVEGRRVTALAEEMAGNPLVRTQLVRPAPAEMLAPLLQSTLTRSGVTSATVADAGGEIVASTNPTLVGTRMPSDGPQVADGRGWSGELPVDGVTELVAQAPVLQAEDDKDRRLKAGDHLGTVMIGRASPSVGQRLVGASSYLLVYLGVASVLGVAGSWLLARRIKRQTFGMEPREIAGLAEHREAMLFGIAEGVVALDPQQRLTLVNAVGRGLLDLPENCVGMSLADLGIEGRLYDVLAGSGPEEEPGDLARRDEVVVRRGRVLVMNRMDVTKDGRRLGSVTTLRDRTELAQLERELGSFRSTTELLRAQAHEFSNQLHTISGLIQIGEHDEVVRYVRALRKHRESLDLNLTSRVRDRAVAALLMAKSALAAERKVRLKISERTALDRLEPTDSADVATVLGNLVDNAVDAAASGSRSVSPSAGDGDHEAWVEVELRQDASSVEIVVRDSGPGVAPELAQEVFSHGFTTKAAQGGDRGIGLALTRLVCKRRGGEVSVTNTQAGAMFTARMSVGRPADLATEGVR is encoded by the coding sequence GTGGTCATAACGGCACGGCAAAAACGGAGCCAGACGCTCGCCGGTGAGCTGCTCGTATGGCAGCTCGCCATTGTCGTGATCGTGCTGGCCGCCGTCGCCGCGGTCTCGCTGTCGCAGTCGAAGGCGACCTTCGACCGGGTCGAGGGGCGCCGGGTGACCGCGCTCGCCGAGGAGATGGCGGGCAACCCCCTCGTCCGCACCCAGCTGGTGCGGCCCGCCCCGGCCGAGATGCTCGCGCCGCTGCTCCAGTCCACGCTGACCAGGTCCGGCGTCACCTCCGCCACGGTCGCCGACGCCGGCGGCGAGATCGTCGCCTCGACCAACCCCACGCTGGTCGGCACCCGGATGCCGTCCGACGGCCCGCAGGTCGCCGACGGCCGCGGCTGGTCCGGCGAGCTGCCGGTGGACGGCGTCACCGAGCTGGTGGCGCAGGCGCCGGTGCTCCAGGCCGAGGACGACAAGGACCGCCGCCTGAAGGCCGGGGACCACCTCGGCACCGTGATGATCGGGCGGGCCTCGCCGTCGGTCGGGCAGCGGCTGGTCGGCGCCTCGTCCTATCTGCTCGTCTACCTCGGCGTCGCCAGCGTCCTCGGGGTGGCCGGTTCCTGGCTGCTGGCCCGGCGGATCAAGCGGCAGACCTTCGGCATGGAGCCGCGCGAGATCGCCGGGCTCGCCGAACACCGCGAGGCGATGCTGTTCGGGATCGCCGAGGGCGTGGTGGCCCTCGACCCGCAGCAGCGCCTCACCCTCGTGAACGCGGTCGGCCGGGGGCTGCTCGACCTGCCGGAGAACTGCGTCGGAATGAGCCTGGCCGACCTGGGGATCGAGGGGCGGCTGTACGACGTCCTGGCCGGGAGTGGGCCCGAGGAGGAGCCCGGCGATCTGGCGCGGCGGGACGAGGTCGTCGTACGCCGGGGCCGGGTCCTGGTGATGAACCGGATGGACGTCACCAAGGACGGCCGCCGCCTCGGCTCGGTGACGACCCTGCGCGACCGCACCGAACTCGCCCAGCTGGAACGGGAGTTGGGGTCCTTCCGCAGCACCACCGAGCTGCTGCGCGCCCAGGCCCACGAGTTCTCCAACCAGCTGCACACGATCTCCGGGCTCATCCAGATCGGCGAGCACGACGAGGTCGTACGGTACGTCCGCGCCCTGCGCAAACACCGTGAGTCGCTCGACCTGAACCTCACCAGCCGGGTCCGCGACCGGGCCGTCGCCGCGCTGCTCATGGCGAAGTCGGCGCTCGCCGCCGAGCGCAAGGTGCGGCTGAAGATCTCCGAGCGGACCGCCCTGGACCGGCTGGAGCCGACCGACTCCGCGGACGTGGCGACCGTGCTCGGCAATCTCGTGGACAACGCGGTCGACGCCGCCGCGAGCGGGTCCCGATCGGTGTCACCGTCCGCGGGGGACGGCGACCACGAGGCGTGGGTCGAGGTCGAACTGCGCCAGGACGCCTCCAGCGTGGAGATCGTCGTACGCGACTCGGGGCCGGGGGTGGCGCCCGAGCTCGCGCAGGAGGTCTTCTCGCACGGCTTCACCACCAAGGCCGCCCAGGGCGGCGACCGGGGGATCGGCCTGGCCCTCACGCGGCTGGTGTGCAAACGCCGGGGCGGTGAGGTGTCGGTGACCAACACTCAGGCGGGCGCCATGTTCACCGCCCGGATGTCCGTCGGCCGTCCGGCCGACCTAGCGACGGAGGGAGTCCGATGA
- a CDS encoding response regulator: protein MIDVLIVEDDFMVARIHRGFVNDVDGFRVIGTANCGEQALTAVAELQPDLVLLDLYLPDMFGLEIIPRLRTAGHDCDVMVISAARESDAVRGAVRQGVVDYLLKPFDAGDLRARLEQYAARRSNLYAAVVSGQSDVDRALARGAAPAATAATLPKGMSVETAELIERELRAADGSLSAAECAARLGVSRVSARRYLEHFSVTGQAEVSLRYGHAGRPERRYSWLDGQGVRPGG, encoded by the coding sequence ATGATCGACGTCCTGATCGTGGAGGACGACTTCATGGTGGCGCGGATCCACCGCGGGTTCGTCAATGACGTCGACGGGTTCCGGGTGATCGGCACGGCGAACTGCGGGGAGCAGGCGCTCACCGCCGTCGCCGAACTGCAACCCGACCTGGTGCTGCTCGACCTCTACCTGCCCGACATGTTCGGCCTGGAGATCATCCCCCGGCTGCGGACCGCCGGGCACGACTGCGACGTCATGGTGATCAGCGCGGCGCGCGAGTCGGACGCGGTGCGGGGCGCCGTACGGCAGGGCGTCGTCGACTATCTGCTCAAGCCGTTCGACGCCGGGGATCTCAGGGCGCGGCTGGAGCAGTACGCGGCCCGGCGCAGCAACCTCTACGCGGCGGTCGTCAGCGGGCAGTCCGACGTGGACCGGGCGCTGGCGCGGGGCGCGGCGCCGGCCGCCACGGCGGCCACCCTGCCCAAGGGCATGAGCGTGGAGACCGCCGAGCTGATCGAACGGGAGCTGCGGGCGGCCGACGGCAGCCTCTCCGCCGCCGAGTGCGCCGCCCGGCTCGGCGTGTCACGGGTCAGCGCCCGCCGGTACCTGGAGCACTTCAGCGTCACCGGGCAGGCGGAGGTGTCGCTGCGCTACGGACACGCGGGGCGGCCGGAGCGGCGGTACAGCTGGCTGGACGGTCAGGGCGTCCGGCCGGGCGGCTAG
- a CDS encoding dsRBD fold-containing protein, whose protein sequence is MEDKNWTVRIHITEDGDDTRAEAVLTTQDASQDTPEGGTSAVTGRGVAHRNPIDRPIAEIGDELAASRALEDLAIRLHDIASDDIVELAGPADQGGGGRAWETP, encoded by the coding sequence ATGGAAGACAAGAACTGGACCGTCCGGATCCACATCACCGAGGACGGCGACGACACCCGCGCCGAGGCCGTGCTGACCACGCAGGACGCGTCCCAGGACACGCCCGAGGGGGGCACGTCGGCCGTCACCGGCCGCGGTGTCGCCCACCGCAATCCGATCGACCGGCCCATCGCCGAGATCGGCGACGAACTCGCCGCCAGCCGCGCCCTGGAGGACCTGGCCATCAGGCTGCACGACATCGCGTCCGACGACATCGTGGAGCTGGCCGGCCCGGCCGACCAGGGAGGCGGCGGCCGGGCGTGGGAGACGCCCTAG
- a CDS encoding rod shape-determining protein, which produces MTATPEQLRRCHFAVDLGAARTRVYVKGAGLVVDQPSAAAVNTRTGALIAVGEFAEKMTGRTPDYIRVVRPVSGGTVVDIEMAQRMLRQLLGDKMRRTLRRKPFLRAAVCTPHNADPLAQRAAIETLVGLGTRRVELVDTLIAAAVGCGLPVEQPEASMIMVCGAAATEVAVLSLGNIVTAERVRVGGEAVDHAIVQHLRHEHELMLPSQSVRPLQLALSGNGLTPHGPASTEIHGRDVCTGLARSVKVDTAAVRHAIQTPLTVVLDSIGKVLRDCPPDLVADLADRGIMMVGGSALLPGFDQMLRQATHMPVHIAERPDICAVQGLGTMLEGRVEPLELDPAT; this is translated from the coding sequence ATGACCGCCACTCCGGAGCAGCTGCGTCGCTGCCACTTCGCCGTCGACCTGGGGGCGGCCAGGACCCGCGTCTACGTCAAGGGCGCCGGACTCGTCGTCGACCAGCCCTCCGCCGCCGCCGTCAACACCCGTACCGGCGCCCTCATCGCGGTCGGTGAGTTCGCGGAGAAGATGACCGGCCGTACCCCGGACTACATCCGCGTCGTACGGCCCGTCTCCGGCGGCACCGTCGTCGACATCGAGATGGCGCAGCGCATGCTGCGGCAGCTCCTCGGTGACAAGATGCGCCGCACCCTGCGCCGCAAGCCGTTCCTGCGCGCCGCGGTCTGCACTCCGCACAACGCCGACCCGCTCGCCCAGCGCGCCGCCATCGAGACGCTCGTCGGGCTCGGCACGCGGCGCGTGGAGCTCGTGGACACGCTCATCGCCGCCGCCGTGGGCTGCGGGCTGCCCGTGGAGCAGCCCGAGGCCAGCATGATCATGGTGTGCGGGGCGGCCGCGACCGAGGTCGCCGTGCTCTCCCTCGGCAACATCGTCACCGCCGAACGCGTCCGGGTCGGCGGCGAGGCCGTCGACCACGCCATCGTGCAGCACCTGCGGCACGAGCACGAGCTCATGCTGCCCAGCCAGAGCGTGCGGCCCCTGCAGCTCGCCCTGTCCGGGAACGGGCTCACGCCCCACGGCCCGGCCTCCACCGAGATCCACGGCCGCGACGTCTGCACCGGCCTCGCCCGCAGCGTCAAGGTCGACACCGCCGCCGTACGGCACGCCATCCAGACCCCGCTCACCGTCGTCCTCGACAGCATCGGCAAGGTGCTGCGCGACTGCCCGCCCGATCTGGTCGCCGACCTCGCCGACCGCGGGATCATGATGGTCGGCGGCAGTGCGCTGCTGCCCGGGTTCGACCAGATGCTGCGCCAGGCCACGCACATGCCCGTGCACATCGCCGAGCGGCCCGACATCTGCGCCGTACAGGGCCTGGGCACCATGCTGGAGGGCAGGGTCGAGCCACTGGAACTGGACCCGGCCACCTGA